A stretch of DNA from Paramisgurnus dabryanus chromosome 19, PD_genome_1.1, whole genome shotgun sequence:
agccgtggattatcccgcttataccttggttatttgccaagttaaagctgtaattaatgtttacagtatAATTTTTTAACAGACAGGTAAAAATGACGGTAATTTTCTTAACTTAAGGCTCGCACTCCatccgctttaaataaagtagtgctgAAATAAAACCTGCACACTTTAAAGAGAGACGCAGTTATGTCTCGCTcgctcactcgctctctctgcaagtgtaactgtgttactatggttaccaatgtttatagtagcagattaatttctaactgtaatcaaactgactggaactacctgtgcattaaacggttttaatgcacaccttccagccaattagaatcgagtatttaaacaggCCATGGTATAATACTACTAACGTTATCACTctgaatataaacaaataggatGGCCTTTAGTACTCACTATTAAGCTAGCATATCGATACtagtaaagtttaaaatatattttgtttgattccgTAACAAACGAGCTAGTTATATTTATAAGACAAAGCTAAAAACAGGTTGCATTGATACACGTTTTTTTCATTACCATCAGTTACACTGTGATGAAGGTGAATTTTGTGGAAGATTCATAACATATACGGTGGTTTGCATGGAAGAGTTTCCgtgatgaaagcattgttgactcTGATGAGGAAGACAATACCGCTACTGCATCGTCGACTCAGGGAAAAGCCACGCGATATTTACTCTCGTCTGATTTCTTCGTTTATTCCTTTTTTGCCTTGTTTGCCTcgagttttatactctctttttaagagtacttacattttacttatgtactggtatataaagacagtttaaacaaatttataaaaaagttttttagataattcctgcctatcctgcctttaagtAGCCACGTAGatccctttgggggcgggggAAAAAACAAAAGCCGCTTATCCACACAGACAATGACACCCCctgctgcacgctagaatctccggaaaaacaagctgatttcaaccgcaaaatgtacgcttttaaatatacaaaaactgctatctcaaacatagAGAGGcctcttcgtgatctcaactaacagattctgcaaaaaacaaactttctcattatctcgaaagttgtgctgccgacttgtgtcactggtttccgtgacagGTCACATgttcttgacatgtcaaggcagctaacagatggacgggtaagccgatctgtctgtttcctaACCTAGGCCCTGGATGTCAGACCCACTAAACGTTATATACCGAGAGTGGTCTGCTCTACAAGCCATTACAATCCATCAAAGGTCACGTTCTCTTTCTTCACCCTGTCAGAGAACGTCAAACATCTTTCAAAGGTACTGTTGAACTCTCCAATTAATGCACGTCCTAATTCTACCATTCAGTGTTGGTGTATCATGCACCTTCTAGTATCTCTTGTTGCAGACTTTTGTAAATagttatatttaaaactttaatccCCTCAATGGATGATGACGTTCAGACTGTAAGCCTGTCATTTAGTGAGATAAATGTTATCTCAGTCACAAAGCTCCCcgcttctttcttttttttgttccGTGGACTCCAGTGGAATGTTTCATCCACAGCCCTTCAGTTTGATAATAACATACTTTTATCCGAGATGTCCGTTCTCTTTAGCAATAGAAAAAATATACAGCGTTGTTTGCAGTACTGTCTCTAAATTGTTTGTTGCAGCTTCAAAGCATTACGCACATAATGTATGTGGGTAGGATAGTGCTGCATGTGGTTTCAAAGAGTGTGCAGTTATTAAGTTTGTATTTGCAgatttttaaaagtatttagtATTAAAGGAGACGCTTACCAATGCTATTTCTGAAAACAAGCCTTTGAAGACTTGCAGTGATACCAGCATAATGGAAGAAAAGTGATTGACAgtactgttaaataaaaaaaaagactgATTATGattcattgttttatttattgttttattaactTCATACAActtcagtaaaataaaaatttatacCTGACCCTgttaggaaaaataatactatggaagtgaatgggccTCATGATTGGTTTGatttcaaacattcctcaaaatattttcctttgtggtcattaaaacaaagaaatttatacaggtttgtaacaacatgagagtgagtaaatgatgacagacttttcatttttgggtgaactatcactttaaaattgactgactattatcatattaaagattaaaatgtaaaatcaaactttggaAAAAAGACTGTATTTGGTTACATGTGTTTTTCCAACACTAAAGTTCTTGAAATGCATTTTATATGgaagtgttcctgtagctcaactggtagagctaCAATGAAAAttacaatgcaaaggtcatgggtttgattccaggATGTAAATAGATGTAAAATAGTATATGTTTTGCAGAGTTTTGCTGATCTACATTGCGTTAATAACATGCTAATTAATTTACAAAGATTTCACAGATGTTTTGCACCATTCATGATAAAGATTGTTTgaggcagtttcccggacagggattatactagtcctagactaaaataaatgtaagagctgcccaaactgaaaacaacttgcactgacatatcttaaaatacatcagttccctttttgccttaaaatgcacacaagtaaaaGTTAAACGTAGTTATATTTCCTAGTTAAACTAAGGCATAAGctaagccctgtccaggaaaccaccccttaatgttaaaggttctctaagcgaattgacgcgttttagaccataaaacattttttgttacataccggaaacatctcctcactatctgcttgctgcctgtccgctgatcaaactgtaaaaaaacgcgatctctgtagacagcacaggcttcacaaacggcaatatcaacatagtggtcaaacctagcagcacaaaacaaaacaaagtattccagccaataaacgacaaaaaaggatttgggggtggggcgcgttcatgaaagcacggaagggaggggaaGGGGgtggagttagctacgctccgtctgtttgaaaacagttcaaacgtcaACCATAACTAACGTCTctcagattcgcttagagagcctttaagtaAATGTTATcatattaataaacaaaaacaatgtttttaaacaacaaaaataacaacTTGCTTTAAACTAACTTTTACCTAAAGCTTCACTTGATTTCTTGCAGGAGAACATGTATGGTGCTCtacaacaaaaaacattacagagGGAGATGAACTTACTGCTTATGTGGTGGATTTGCACTCTCATCTTCAAACACCAGCCCAATCTCCCTGTGGTCAAGGGATGTATCCGGCCCGACAGCTGGACTCCATGCAACTTCTTCCTCAGCAAGCAGCCATGGAATCCATACTGCAAGGTGCTATCATAAACAGTGAGTGCTGCATTATCACACAGTGGATAAGCTAATTAATGTGCTTGGTTAAAAATCTCTGATGTGCATGCGGGCCATGGATATGGAAATGACCAAGGGTCGAGGATGACCTTCAGTTTTCTGAAGGAATTAGATATTTACCTTCGTCCATTCTCTTATCACAGTTCACGAGAGTTCGAGGCGAAACACAATATGTTTGCTTTGACGGGCTCTGAAGTCTAGGGTTATTTGGTTCATGCACCCCAGCATTCAGCTAGGACTGATATGCCTTTGAGTTTAGGTtcatgaatttttattttagattattATTTTAGGTTTAACTGTATAGTGCAGATTAGGAAAATCCCCTTATTTTGTACAAGTTTATGCATTTCAACTTTTCACAAGCTTCAAAACTCACTATACTGGTATGAATACACTTGTGTCCTTTTCTGTCTTTGCAGAAGACATCTTTCCCTGCAAGGCTTGTGGCATCTGGTTTAGAAGTGAAAGGAACCTCCAAGCACATCTTATGTATTACTGCAGTGGGCGGCTAAGGGACCCCGAGATGGCCACAGAGAAAAGCGCCAATATCAGCCATCAAATGCTCCGCAGTTGCACATACCCACAATGCAATATGAGCTTTGCAGGCTCCCATGCCCTGGAAATGCATGTATCCAAACATAATAGTGAGTAAGATCAAGAAGACTTTTTCCCAAGTAATTATCTCACCTATTAAGACTAAAGCTAGTTGACATTTCATGTTTTAAGTCTGTAACTGCAAATGTTATGTGTAACTTATGTCTTGAGATAAATATGAACTCCCATCAGCTGCATAGGTACAGTACCATCACTTGGTGTGGCAGAGTGATGTATCTTGGCTCTAACTCAGGAGGCACTTTCAATGATCTGAGTGATAACAAAGCTGAGTGGTATTAAGCCTTCTTTTTGTTTTCTATTATCTTTAAAGGTTTCAAGTCAGATGAGAACTCCACTGGAGGCCAATTGAAATGCACAATTTGTGACTACACTGCTGAAACACTTATGGTACTCCAGCACCACATCCTTACCCATCTGTCCCACACTGGCCTGAAATGTGGTCACTGCCACTTCACGTTCCAAACCCCTAAAGAAATTACCAAACACCAGGAATTACATGGCCATGGCAGTACAGGCAACACACCCACCAAAAAAGACAAAGCTGATAAATCTCATAGTATCCATAAAGGCAGCCCTCAACAAGGTAGAGCTAATGCAGACATGAAAGACCTTGAGGAAAGTGCTGACAGCGGTCCATTAACTGAGCCAGAAACCATAGAAAGTGTCCAGACATCCTTTAAGAGTGAGGGCAACTCAGAAAACAAGGCCAGTGTTTCATTTTCAAGAGTGAAGTCAGAGCCTTCAAGTCCCCGTTTGGCCTCTTCACCAATTCAACACCACCTGCCTCCTGCCTTTCCCATACCTCATTTCATGCCACATGTCCCGTTTTCAAACGATATTACTGTGGGCCCCCAGGCATCTCAgattttggcaaaaatgtcaGAGTTGGTCCATCGCAGGTTACGTCACCGAGTGAACACTTACCCACCAGTAATGTACAGCACACTTGTGCCTAAAGGGGCAACTTGTTTTGAATGCAATATCTCATTCAATAACCTTGATAATTATTTGGTACACAAGAAGCATTACTGCAACAGTCGCTGGGAACACACACCCAAGCTGCATGATTTTCCTGGACTTCTGGATAAACCAGCAGGTGCTGTGAGTCCTAAACTTGGAGCTAGTTTGGCTGTTTTGCTAAATGCTGGCCACCCCTCTGAGGTTAAAGGTTGTGAGTCCGTCCCTTTCAATCCCACTGGAGGTGGAAAAGTTACAGATGAGCTCTTAGCGCAGATTAAGAAATCTTCAACCTCCCCTGGTGCACCGGAGAAGCTGAATGGCACACAGTTGGATTTACAAAGCCCAAACATGCCACCCACAGAAAATGATAAAGACCCCAAACAGACAACATGTGAAGCCTGCAAGATAACCTTTAGTCGACATGAGACCTTCATGGTGCATAAGCAGTATTATTGTGCCACCCGCCATGATCCTAACGTGAAGCGTGCTAACAATAAAGGACCAGCCAATCAGAAGATGGTTCGTGCACGTAAAAGAAGAAAGGCACATGAACTGGCAACTCCTGAACAAGAACAGATGCATCCTATGGGTGTGCCATCGCTTCTTGGAATCACCACTCTCGGAGCTCCATACATGACAAAAGGCACAGTGGAGAGTTTCAGAGACCAACAGAGATACACCATGATGCAAGGTCTAGTACCCAAATATCCAGAGGCCTCACTGACGATAACAAAATCAGCTCTTGTCTCAAAATGCCCTAAAACATGTAAGGAGGAATGTGATGTACCTATAGATTTGAGTAAAAAATGCATACCACAGTTTGGTAATACTCCACTTTCACCCAAAGGACTCTTGGATTATCATGAGTGTGCTGTGTGCAAGATAAGCTTTAACAAAGTTGAAGACTATCTTAAGCACAAACAAAACTTCTGCCCAGGGACCACTTTGCAAAATTCGACCATTGATAACAAAATCTGTGCAAACATCAAAATGGAAAGCCTGCGTAATACTAGAAACCTCTCAGAGAATGTTGCCTTTGAGATCCCAGCCTTACATGCAAAAACTGAGCATTTAAATGCAGGGGCATCATCTGACAGTGAAGACCACCTCAACCCAATAAAAGATGACCCAAAAAGCCTGTTTCAGCCTTCGAGCACTAAGAAAATGAGACCAGATGAACAAATCTGGCCTTACTATAAAAACAAACCCACAGATTATGCGACAGTGATGCTTGTCACACAGAGCAAACAAAGACAAAGTCCTAATGAAGGCAGTGAGGGGGAGAAAGATCAGCCGATGCCTCACGGTAGCCATCTGAGCACAGATGAGAACCAGGGCAAGATGTCATTCTTAAATGAACTTAATGACAAGTCAGGAGACACTGACAATAAGCACAGTTCTCTTGCACCAGACATTCACACAGACAGACCCATCAGCCATAAGGAAAGAACCACTTTGATGCAATCTCCACAAACCGAGGAGGACTCGACAAGCTTCAAGAAAGTATTGACTGAGTCCAATGCGGCCACTAGTAATGTAAAGTACTGCCGCCCATGTGACATCCAATTTAACAATCTATCAAACTTTATAACACACAAGAAGTTTTATTGCTCATCACACACAGCAGAACACGTGAAATAGTTCTGAAGGCATTCCACATCTGTGCCAAATGTTAGGAGCTCTCGATTTTAGCTATAGCACAAAACTAGATGTGTGCCCCCAAATACAAGGCGGTCACTTAAAGATACTCTCTCTCTCAGAAAGTGGGCGCTCTCAAAATGTTTGGTGTGCTCAAATTGTGTCTGGTGCTAAGAGTTCAAGAGAATAGCCTTATgaatttaaaaatagacaagatTTGTTAATGACACATTGCATTTGGTTTAAATGTGAAAACCATACCAGAAGCAACCGGTTTGAAATAGTATTCCTAAATAAAGGATATTTATTACTTACGGTCTAAACAGTTGGCTTTTaattaagggtgtcacgattcgtatgaaaaaaatggaatcgtcgatgctgccacgcccccatgtcaagTGAAATTAGGTCACAACCTCGATCTTCGTATGAAAAAAATggaatcgtcgatgctgccacgcccccatgtcaagTGTGGTTGGCTAGCCAAGCCGAAAAAAAACACGTGTTGACTGTTGCAAGTCAACCTCCTCTAACTTTGCTAGCTACAGCCAGTTGAACGATAGCATGGCTATCATTGTAGAAACATTGTAGCTTTaagttatgaaaacagcatttaaacatgacttattagGGTCTCACAATCTCGTTTGATGGTAATAAAAGCACGTTTTCTGttgttcatctgacaggaagtttttattttatcaggtatgtgtgtgtaccatatttttccactggcagtAAGACTtacatggcagggcatctccaGGTTccaggtcagatattatatttcataaaagtctagtctaaacatggcatagcattttttgtgctaaaaaaaaaatcgttAATAAAATCGAACCGTGACCTTAGTATcggaaaatgtaatcgaatcgaggattttgAGAACCATGACAACCCTGTTtttaattaacaatattttTAAGTCCCCTGTAAAGTCAACCTTgaaaatgtattgctgaaacactcCACAAAGACTAtaaactatgtagtactgaattgcaGAGTTAGATCGCTAGACAGTTGTTtaccatttctgtgttcaggattatttgggcagGGTTAAAATGGTGCCTTAATGATTCACTTGAGCCACTTTTTTCCGTCATTCAAATTTGGTTGGGTGGTTAATAATATCACATGTTTCTGTGGTGAGACAAAcgcagaacacatttaatatcagactttacagggacttaaaaatatgttttgtgcAATTTAAAGTGCACTTTGAGAGCCATACAATCTTTCAATATTAGATAATAATTGATAGGTAGATTTTTGTTACCAGTAATCCAATTCCCCCATTCATAGTCAAAATTGTATTAATGTGGCATTATATAGTTGAATTATTAAAGATTGTTGACTCAGTGTTTATTGGTTGACAAGACCTCCAGATAGAGTTCACTCTTAACCAATGAGATTTTATGTATGAAGCAGGATTTTCATTGGTCCGTTGTGTCATCCTATTTTAAATAAAGCAATGGGACACACTTTGGGTGCACAAACACTCTGAGCAATAGCACATCCAAGACAAAGAGAGCAGATAGATTTGCGATCATATGTCACACAGTTCCGAGTAtggacaaaaaaaaatcaaaagcaaACATATTTGAGAGCCCACATCCAGTTTTCACTTTGAAAAATGTGTGCTTGTTCTTTACATGGATGTGCTCTCGCATTACATTTGTCAACTCTTGACATTTGTAAGTATAATAACAGGATATCATCCTCCAACATTCAACTGTTTAAGGACACATAGTGAGCTCCTTTATCACAGTGCCCAACACAAcccctttttttaaacagccgGTTTATTTGAGTCTTCTGGCCATCCTTTGCAAAGACTGAACATGCCCACCGGTTCTCTTCAAAGTCTCCAACTATTCAATTATCAAATTTCACAATTAGTAGTTTTTCCCTTATAATCACTTACATACAACATTTATACAGTTCTGTGTTGGTTTACACAGCAGCAGGCGGACAATCAAATCAGCAGGTTTAATCTGTCATTTCATAATagatgttttttatatatttgttggGTATTGTGTGTTAATACTTTGTGTGTTTAagtatttacttatttatttatttatttattaatagttCCAGCTCTAAGTGATGCAGATTTGTAATTAAAACAAGTTTACAAACGTTGTCTTTTATATGTCTTATTTAGAAAAACAGAAGGAAGCCACATAAATAGTAAAACAATGGTGAAAAATCTACTAAAAGTAATAATCTAGATGTTGGAGCAACCTTTGCTTTGTCAAATGTCTCAAAAAAATCCTCAAGTACTGGcaagttttttttcttcttctgaATAATCATCAATACATGTAAAGTCTAGTTTGTCCTTGATGTTTCTTTATGCTTCGGTATGATTTTTCTTGTTGAACAAAAGTCTTCTTAAAAAGGTGACCTGTATGTGTTTGTTGATTCCTGGtctctttttaaatatttggcgTCAAATGccatactttttaaaatatgaaacattTAAAAGCAGTATTTCAAAAGGTAGCTTTTATACATGGACCACGGAAAATGTCTGTGATGCGTTTACAGAATTTTTACTGTAAGTTTAAGGTTTACATTTGGTAAGGATGAGACCTTGTAACATTTGCTAAACGGATCGTTGTCAAAAATGTGTTGCTATGCATGTATCTGTATGGAATGAAATTCCAGAAATGTTGGAATGTTATTTTATGTggcataaatattaaaattcatCTCAGGACAGCCTtgtgtaaaatataataattttaataataataattaattacatttatatagcgcttttctgccgcactcaaagcgctttacatatgaatgggggaatctcctcaaccaccaccaatgtgcagcatccacctggatgatgcgacggcagctatattgcaccagaacgctcaccacacaccagcttattagtggagaggagaccaagtgatatagccaattagtatgaggggatgattagtaggccagtgggcaagtttggccaggatgccggggcacacccctactctttttctaAAGACAttctgggatttttaatgaccacagagagtcaggacctcggtttaacatctcatccgaaggacggtgctttttcactatactggggtgttaggaccactgatctatataaatgactggattgcgcatagaacgcttgacgtaactgcgtgaggtgaagccagcgcagagttcgagccgccatcttggtatacccaaccggcagagagcgtcattgactaccattcaaaatcatgatcaaaatataccccctttacagcgtatcagttacacaaggttaatttttaggatatgtgtacgttaattatttgataattctggtgttattatgttggcttgagaaagccaacatactgttgttgcacttaaacttattattattattattattattattattagtggtgcttgcatttatgcaaagcatcactattactatcttgcatacttattagtggtgcttgcatttatgcaaggcatcactattattattgctcatacttattattattagtggtgcttgcatttatgcaaggcatcactattattattgctcatacttattattattattattagtggtgcttgcatttatgcaaagcatcactattactattcctcagggatattattatattttattcttacatctgcacgttttttcggcacctaactcgtcccgcacggtttgtcgtagacccatcaAAGatggctcaaatcgaccggcttattgaggagaggtgtgctatgacttttataagcgatcgtgtgcaggatttccgaaaggggggcgaaaaaccacccgaaaaatcccattgacttaacattgcgcccaactttgacgagtcatagctccgctcgaggattttgtagaaacatgtgggttacaacatttgaagagggtggtagagtctgtaagaacatacatcacattggggtgtaagttgtacccctggggtgtaag
This window harbors:
- the zfpm2b gene encoding zinc finger protein ZFPM2b produces the protein MSRRKQSNPKQFKRVFENGLETDSEEKREILIEKDRSVEKDSLFLTEPGSINCKDRDHLMNGERGENLKDEQQDSDGHEEKAPTSTLTPEEWGGPRDLIMVDEEGEKRIRSCQALSLGTTWGPFTGKIKMTTGENDMVSPVLSGCPSWLKDVMWVNSEDGRSNCAVYSKGEHVWCSTTKNITEGDELTAYVVDLHSHLQTPAQSPCGQGMYPARQLDSMQLLPQQAAMESILQGAIINKDIFPCKACGIWFRSERNLQAHLMYYCSGRLRDPEMATEKSANISHQMLRSCTYPQCNMSFAGSHALEMHVSKHNSFKSDENSTGGQLKCTICDYTAETLMVLQHHILTHLSHTGLKCGHCHFTFQTPKEITKHQELHGHGSTGNTPTKKDKADKSHSIHKGSPQQGRANADMKDLEESADSGPLTEPETIESVQTSFKSEGNSENKASVSFSRVKSEPSSPRLASSPIQHHLPPAFPIPHFMPHVPFSNDITVGPQASQILAKMSELVHRRLRHRVNTYPPVMYSTLVPKGATCFECNISFNNLDNYLVHKKHYCNSRWEHTPKLHDFPGLLDKPAGAVSPKLGASLAVLLNAGHPSEVKGCESVPFNPTGGGKVTDELLAQIKKSSTSPGAPEKLNGTQLDLQSPNMPPTENDKDPKQTTCEACKITFSRHETFMVHKQYYCATRHDPNVKRANNKGPANQKMVRARKRRKAHELATPEQEQMHPMGVPSLLGITTLGAPYMTKGTVESFRDQQRYTMMQGLVPKYPEASLTITKSALVSKCPKTCKEECDVPIDLSKKCIPQFGNTPLSPKGLLDYHECAVCKISFNKVEDYLKHKQNFCPGTTLQNSTIDNKICANIKMESLRNTRNLSENVAFEIPALHAKTEHLNAGASSDSEDHLNPIKDDPKSLFQPSSTKKMRPDEQIWPYYKNKPTDYATVMLVTQSKQRQSPNEGSEGEKDQPMPHGSHLSTDENQGKMSFLNELNDKSGDTDNKHSSLAPDIHTDRPISHKERTTLMQSPQTEEDSTSFKKVLTESNAATSNVKYCRPCDIQFNNLSNFITHKKFYCSSHTAEHVK